A genomic region of Amblyraja radiata isolate CabotCenter1 chromosome 16, sAmbRad1.1.pri, whole genome shotgun sequence contains the following coding sequences:
- the LOC116982191 gene encoding tubulin alpha chain-like, translating into MPSDKTIGGAGAGSDDSFNTFFSEAGAGKHVPRAVFIDLEPTVIDEVRTGTYRQLFHPEQLITGKEDAANNYARGHCSIGKEIVDLVLDRIRKLADQCTGLQGFLVFHSFGGDTGSGFTSLLMERLSVDYGKKSKLEFSVYPAPQISTAVVEPYNAVLVTHCTLEHSDRSFMLDNEAIYDICRPNLDIERPTYTNLNRLLGQVVPSITASLRFDGALNVNLLELQTNLVPYPRIHFPLVTYAPLISAEKAYHEQLSVSEITNACFEPANQMLKCDPRQGKYMACCMMYRGDVVPKDVNASIATIKIKRSIQFVDWCPTGFNVGINYQPPTVVPGGDLAKVQRAVCMLSNTTAVSMAWTRVNLKFDKMYAKRAFVHWYVGEGLEEGEFQDAREAMASLEKDYEEVGIDSADLDRKAEEEE; encoded by the exons ATGCCCAGCGACAAGACCAtcgggggggcgggggcggggagcGACGACTCCTTCAACACCTTCTTCAGCGAGGCTGGGGCGGGCAAGCACGTCCCCCGGGCCGTGTTCATTGATCTGGAGCCCACGGTGATCG ATGAAGTGCGGACCGGCACATACCGGCAGCTCTTCCACCCCGAGCAGCTCATCACCGGCAAGGAGGACGCGGCCAACAACTACGCCCGGGGCCACTGCTCCATCGGCAAGGAGATcgtcgacctggtcctggatcgcATCCGGAAGCTG GCCGACCAATGCACCGGACTGCAGGGGTTCCTCGTCTTCCACAGTTTTGGGGGCGACACCGGCTCGGGTttcacctccctcctcatggAGAGACTGTCCGTCGACTACGGCAAGAAATCCAAGCTGGAGTTTTCCGTCTACCCGGCGCCGCAGATCTCCACCGCCGTGGTCGAGCCCTACAACGCGGTGCTGGTCACCCACTGCACCCTGGAGCACTCCGACCGCTCCTTCATGCTGGACAACGAGGCTATTTACGACATCTGCCGGCCGAACCTGGATATCGAGCGCCCCACCTACACCAACCTCAACCGCCTGCTGGGGCAGGTAGTGCCGTCCATCACCGCCTCTCTGCGCTTCGACGGCGCCCTCAACGTGAACCTGCTCGAGCTCCAGACCAACCTGGTCCCCTACCCGCGCATTCACTTCCCGCTGGTGACCTACGCGCCCCTGATCTCGGCCGAGAAGGCTTACCACGAGCAACTGTCCGTGTCGGAGATCACCAACGCCTGTTTCGAGCCGGCCAACCAGATGCTCAAGTGCGACCCCCGCCAGGGCAAATACATGGCGTGCTGCATGAtgtaccgcggggacgtggtgccCAAGGACGTCAACGCCTCCATCGCCACCATCAAGATCAAGCGCTCCATCCAGTTCGTGGACTGGTGTCCGACCGGGTTCAAT GTGGGCATCAACTACCAGCCCCCGACGGTGGTGCCGGGGGGCGACCTGGCCAAGGTGCAACGAGCCGTATGTATGCTGAGCAATACCACCGCCGTCTCCATGGCCTGGACCCGCGTGAACCTCAAGTTCGACAAGATGTACGCCAAGCGGGCCTTTGTCCACTGGTACGTGGGAGAGGGTCTGGAGGAAGGGGAGTTCCAGGACGCGCGGGAGGCCATGGCGTCGCTGGAGAAGGATTACGAAGAAGTGGGCATCGATTCGGCGGATCTGGACAGGAAGGCCGAAGAGGAAGAGTGA